In Panicum virgatum strain AP13 chromosome 5K, P.virgatum_v5, whole genome shotgun sequence, the genomic window TTCGGCAGCGTCGAGCGCACGGTGACGGAGGCCGAGTCCCCGGCCAGCGTGTCCCTGACGGCCGCGGTCGACAAGCTCTGGCGCATGGCGCTGCCGGTGGGCGCCAGCAGGGACCACCCGCTGGCGAACCCGTTTGGCCCGGACAGCCCGAGCATggagccgctgccgctgccaccgGCGCTCGTCGTGGCGCCAGGGCTCGACATGCTTCGTGGCCATATGCGGCGCTACGCGGCGAGGCTGGAGGAGATGGGGAAGGCCGTGGAGCTCGTCGAGTTCGCGGGGGAGCAGCATGGCTTCTCCGTGAGAGGTTGGGGCGAGGCGAACGATGAGTTGGTCCGGATCTTGAAGCGTTTTGTAGGCCAGATGAAGTGAACGGGTGATAATagttaagggtgtgtttagatctttacctgtaaattttttaaaagaaaattttattattttggagtactaaatgaaatttatttataaaactttttgtacagatgggttgtaaatcacgagactaatctaatgagactaattaatccatgattaatttataattagcagatgattactgtaatatcactgttgcaaattatgggttaaatatgctcattagattcgtctcgcggtttacaacccatctatgcataaagttttataaatagacttcatttagtacttcatgcatgtgtccaatgTATGTGTCCAAACAATTCGATATGAtgttttttgccaaaaaaattttGAATCTAAACACGGCTTAAGTTGGTGTTGGCCGCTCTACCGTTCTTGGTTTGGTTTGTTTCACTCGTTATTCACAAAGTATGTTTTTTTAAACGAACCAGGCGGAAGAGCTGCCGATTATGTTAAAAAATAGATCAAGCTCAGATTGAGCAAacaataaaaggaaaaaaaaactacagagCAACACCGGCCGGTTGGATTGGGGCATCAGCACGCGCCACACAATGCTAAAGAACACTCAACTAAACTCCACATCGGCCGGTTGGATTTGGACAACAACACATACTGAGATCAACTCATCTCCAACAACTGCtcggtcggattgggacatcgacccgAGCCTCAACTTACTAtatccggttggattgggacatcgacacgaGCCTCAACAAAAACCCCCGCTCAGTCGGATTGGGTCATCGACGCGAGCCACCACACACCCACCaactcttttttgttttttcaaagttgaaaaggaaaggaaaggaaaagaagaaacacCCCTGCTGCAGCTAGCCGGAAGAAGCAAACCACCACGCCGGAAATGCCTAGCGTCGTCTTCAGGACGGGCCACAAGGGCACATCGACGCCAGCCCAAGATGGGTTAGATTTTCATCCGCATTAACCACCGCACGTAAGGATGGTGAGGTATGAGAGAAGAGTAGAagacgcctccaaggagggaacGGCGTCCGCAGACGTCGTCGTCCAAGTTTTCACTTTGACCTCCGCCGATCCCACCAGAAGCTGAGCTGAGATGCATGAgacggccggcgccgccagctATGCCACCACGGCGCCCAAGAAACACCTCCGTTTGGTCGCCATCAGCCACATCACCATGATGTCTCTGACGAACAACCGAGCAAGCTGCCGTCGGCCACATCACCACGATGTTGACGACACATCTCAGTGCGGACAAGCCCACGGTGTTGCAacaaggagagggaggaggagaaggagggaaGGGAttgggggaggaggaaggggacgaTCTgatggccccgccgccgctctcctcgTTGCTCGCCGGCCTTCGGGCAGGCAGttctggcggcggcgagggtgggagCGTGGGAGGCTGGGGGGAGGCGAGGCGGGGCTCCAGTGAGCCGCCCGTGTCGCCCCCAACGGGACGACACGGGGGCAAGTTTACTACCTGAAACTATAAAGTATGTTGTTGTTGTGTTCTCTAATTGACAGTTGGCGTGTCGACGCATACAGTTTTGGGTTAAAGGCTTAAAGCTGATGTGACTGAATGTTCTTTTTGTGAAACTAAAAGAAAATACTATATAGTAGATATTGAGATGTTTGTGATGATTTCGATCTCTCGGTCACACATCTAGAGATAAAGGTTGCGTCCGTGCTTTCATTCATAAATTTTGAGTATGCGCgcatatttataattttttttctagaagGAAGACCGCGGAGGAGACTCCCGGTGCCAATCCCGAGGATGGAACCCGGGCTGCCGGCGTAAGAGTAAAAGAAATATGCATGCATATTTATATTTTAATTTGTGTTTGAGAGAAAAAGAATCTTGGCTGTGAAACAAAAGTGTCGAACCTCATATGTCACGCACACAACCACATCAAAAATGGCGACAAGTCGCGGTCAGTTTGAGTGTGACGTGAGCGCGCGGCAAGAACCTTCATACATCGCGTGCCTCACTCAGTGACTTTGAGTTTTCCATTTAGAAAAACCATCTGGTATATACTATTCCATAGAGCCTAGGTCCAGCTTTGCAAATCGTCGGTTCACGGCAAGCTGCGTCGAGCAGTCGTCTGCATCCTCGACCGACGATCACCAATTCACCAGCATCACcatgtccggcggcggcgaagcgcaGCGGGTCGTGGAGGACTTCTTCGGCGTCGTCCGTCTCCTCGGCGACGGCTCCGTCGTCCGCGGCGACGAATCGGCCCTCGTGCCGGCAGGGCCGTTCCCGGACGCACCGGGCGTCCAGTGGAAGGACGCCGTGTACGACGCGGCTCGAGGCCTCAAGGTTCGCGTGTACAGGCCacacgcggccgccggcgacgagggcaAGCTCCCCGTGCTCGTGTacttccacggcggcggctactGCATCGGCGCCTACGACCAGCCCATGTTCCACTCCTGCTGCCAGCGCTTCGCCGCCGAGCTCCCCGCCGTCGTGCTCTCCGTCCAGTACCGCCTCGCCCCCGAGCACCGCCTCCCCGCTGCCGTCGAGGACGCCGCGACGTTCTTCTCCTGGCTGCGTGCGCAGGCCTCGCcgggcgctggcgctggcgccgAGCCATGGCTCGCTGAATCGGCCGACTTCTCCCGGACGTTCGTGTCCGGCGTGTCGGCCGGCGCGAACCTGGCCCACCACGCCGTGGTCCGGATCGCCGCCGGGCAGATCGTGCCCGGCCCGGCTGTGCGCGTCGCCGGGTACGCCCTCTTCTCCGCCTTCTTCGGCAGCGACGAACGCACGGCGACGGAGTCTGATCCCCCGGCCGGCGCGTCCCTGACGGTGGAGATGTCCGACCAGCTCTGGCGCATGGCGCTGCCGGCGGGGGTCACCAGGGACCACCCGCTGGCGAACCCGGTCGCGCCGGGCGGCGCGAGCCTGGAGACGCTGCCGCTGCCACCGGCGCTCGTCGTGGCGCCCGGGCGCGACGTGCTCTGTGGCCACGTGCTGCGCTACGCCGCGAGGCTCAAGGAGATGGGGAAGGCTGTTGAGCTTGCCGAGTTCCCTGGGGAGCGGCATGGCTTCTCGGTCGGACAGCGTAGCGAGGCGACGGAGGAGTTGATGGGAATCTTGAAGCGGTTCGTCAACAAATGACTGACTGGATGAGGTGGACGGAGTCTTTGTCTGCCATTCATCTTCGAATGTATGGTTCTAGTATTCATGCTTTCGTCGTTCCATACTCAGCTAAATGTATTAGCCTTTATAAACCGTGGGTGTAATTCAGCTGGTAAGATTTCTTATAATGGAATATATCCATACAAGTTTGAATTCTAGATTCGGCAtgattgtt contains:
- the LOC120705952 gene encoding probable carboxylesterase 15 — protein: MSGGGEAQRVVEDFFGVVRLLGDGSVVRGDESALVPAGPFPDAPGVQWKDAVYDAARGLKVRVYRPHAAAGDEGKLPVLVYFHGGGYCIGAYDQPMFHSCCQRFAAELPAVVLSVQYRLAPEHRLPAAVEDAATFFSWLRAQASPGAGAGAEPWLAESADFSRTFVSGVSAGANLAHHAVVRIAAGQIVPGPAVRVAGYALFSAFFGSDERTATESDPPAGASLTVEMSDQLWRMALPAGVTRDHPLANPVAPGGASLETLPLPPALVVAPGRDVLCGHVLRYAARLKEMGKAVELAEFPGERHGFSVGQRSEATEELMGILKRFVNK